One segment of Elusimicrobiota bacterium DNA contains the following:
- a CDS encoding DUF47 family protein: protein MLFKFIPSEMKFFDLFDEQGKNILAAASHFKAMAEAGRFDDAGVQRMRDIEHEGDSLTHETIDTLNRTFITPFDREDIHALTCELDDVTDFIHAVTTRIRLYKLDGRDEHIVQFADVVTQSTAALAKAVGGLRDAKRTRRILDFCIEVNRLENVGDQLREASISNLFETEKDPIAVIKRKEIYESLEALLDKCEDVVNIVEGILVKQG, encoded by the coding sequence ATGCTCTTCAAATTCATCCCCAGCGAAATGAAATTCTTCGACCTTTTCGACGAGCAGGGGAAGAACATCCTCGCCGCCGCCTCGCACTTCAAGGCGATGGCCGAGGCCGGCCGCTTCGACGACGCGGGCGTCCAGCGCATGCGCGACATCGAGCACGAGGGCGACTCGCTCACGCACGAGACCATCGACACCCTCAACCGCACCTTCATCACCCCCTTCGACCGCGAGGACATCCACGCGCTCACCTGCGAGCTCGACGACGTCACCGACTTCATCCACGCCGTCACGACCCGCATCCGCCTCTACAAGCTCGACGGCCGAGACGAGCACATCGTCCAGTTCGCCGACGTGGTGACGCAGTCCACCGCCGCGCTCGCGAAGGCCGTCGGCGGGCTGCGCGACGCCAAGCGTACGCGCCGCATCCTCGACTTCTGCATCGAGGTCAACCGCCTCGAGAACGTGGGCGACCAGCTGCGCGAGGCCTCGATCTCCAACCTCTTCGAGACCGAGAAGGACCCCATCGCGGTCATCAAGCGCAAGGAGATCTACGAGAGTCTCGAGGCCCTGCTCGACAAGTGCGAGGACGTGGTGAACATCGTCGAAGGCATCCTGGTGAAGCAGGGATGA
- a CDS encoding inorganic phosphate transporter has translation MTLGIVLLILLALVFDFLNGFHDAANSIATVVSTRVLTPRAAVIWAAFFNFIAFLFFGLHVAGTIGKGIVDIAIVDSHVIFATLLGACSWNLITWYFGLPTSSSHALMGGLVGAAMLKAGKGALVYKGIFKTLTFMIVSPILGLILGLIIGVIVYRLFQRSAPGQVDGFFRKGQLFSAAAYSLGHGGNDAQKTMGIIAGLLFSAGLLGDHFYVPLWVVLTCHGAIAFGTLFGGWRIVKTMGSKVTKLRPVDGFCAETGAAVTLFLASGLGIPVSTTHTITGAIMGVGSLRRFTAVRWGVAGQIVWAWVLTIPCSAAISAAGYLLYGLF, from the coding sequence ATGACGCTCGGCATCGTCCTCCTCATCCTGCTGGCGCTGGTCTTCGACTTCCTCAACGGCTTCCACGACGCCGCGAACTCCATCGCCACGGTCGTCTCCACGCGGGTGCTCACCCCGCGCGCGGCGGTGATCTGGGCGGCCTTCTTCAACTTCATCGCCTTCCTCTTCTTCGGCCTGCACGTGGCCGGGACCATCGGGAAGGGCATCGTGGACATCGCGATCGTCGATTCCCACGTCATCTTCGCGACGCTGCTGGGCGCCTGCTCCTGGAACCTCATCACCTGGTACTTCGGGCTGCCGACGAGCTCCTCGCACGCTCTCATGGGCGGCCTCGTGGGGGCGGCGATGCTCAAGGCGGGGAAAGGCGCGCTGGTCTACAAGGGCATCTTCAAGACCCTGACCTTCATGATCGTCTCCCCCATCCTGGGGCTCATCCTCGGGCTCATCATCGGCGTCATCGTCTACCGCCTCTTCCAACGCAGCGCCCCCGGTCAGGTGGACGGGTTCTTCCGCAAGGGACAGCTCTTCTCGGCCGCGGCGTACAGCCTGGGCCACGGGGGCAACGACGCGCAGAAGACCATGGGCATCATCGCCGGCCTTCTCTTCAGCGCGGGACTGCTCGGAGACCACTTCTACGTCCCGCTCTGGGTGGTCCTGACCTGCCACGGAGCCATCGCGTTCGGGACGCTCTTCGGCGGCTGGCGCATCGTGAAGACGATGGGCTCGAAGGTGACCAAGCTCCGCCCCGTCGACGGCTTCTGCGCGGAGACCGGAGCGGCGGTCACCCTCTTCCTCGCTTCGGGCCTGGGCATCCCCGTCAGCACGACCCACACCATCACCGGCGCCATCATGGGCGTCGGCTCGCTGCGCCGCTTCACGGCGGTGCGCTGGGGCGTCGCCGGGCAGATCGTCTGGGCCTGGGTCCTCACCATCCCCTGCTCGGCCGCCATCTCGGCGGCGGGCTACCTCCTCTACGGTCTCTTCTAG